The following are from one region of the Stigmatella ashevillena genome:
- a CDS encoding serine/threonine-protein kinase: protein MRSLAFWGHRETMAPLALEKDAPNVPAALTPGTRVGAYVIEDVLSSGGFGVVHRARDSEQRQVAIKVSKHSARSITAQELVWQQNEIEALTRLRHPALVEVLGYGFLEDGRLYLVMELVQGEVLGQYLQRRGPLETLEALQLTRRIAEALAWCHEAKVLHLDLKPANIIITDALESRVKVLDFGLARLSSGFRTHEGGPVAGTLSYLAPECFFGAVDRFSEKVDLYALGTLLYEMLSLRLPFPGDKPYAEVGTLKRSGAMTPLEEACPRVPSAVAALVRSLLEPEPEQRFGGAGRLAIRLQAVYFDLLQGRVGHRASTPSPVPEQLTHEMPFVGRQRELTLLQEAVDAIADPQGRALMLVGEAGMGKSRLISEVLLRPQGVARLLVGYGRCRQLGELVPYSPLREALGQLVDRMMSLRGEPGQRVRAVAGLSLADEAQELRRLVPELARLLPGKAARGTEGALVQGLGPERVGKALGHLLSALGAVYPLVLVLEDVHWSDEGTLAVLSRLTADPPPGVLLLCTTLPPPRLARTGALRMLTLHALSAEENELLLATLVGGATTPVVRTLMQWVPFLSTGNPLASVRIIQDLQHGGYLSQDADGRIRLSERLRSEYRPPDAVSTVMGRALEAPARRVLRVAALIGRRFLGSDLAALGLFTPEEVRAALAAAEAQRLCSASGDSCTFSSEGVRERLADEVGEDDAAIHRRIAERLRQRNAPSATLGPHWEKAGEMMRAAQVYVEAGLEAERLLEPITASQYLRKAYMLLRALPGTAERDALLVRALCERIRVGGLLGQATELIQFLEHCAALPHLTPVQELSLNSACARVYYAQGDFVRALDFSRKCLAVPVEAAPRGLLCVPKSIVGRALCSTGRFGPAVPLLAEAAALEAEAGEIVEQAHSEGLRALSLAYCGEHRQARECLALASRMAMRLGNPVRMAASLFYAAAVAEAEFRWDEGVKRTAEMLAYIEAHGITGMYLCLALLYAGRQQFHVGQLGRARHLLQQALEVMRRQDTRYGEPSAHAFLGDVEFVAGRLQEARIAYARGLELSNDGSQDEHAAALCLVGQAHLEALAEGPVERVRALASEAVARIKAAGNLSSLVPTLQRSAEALEELGDSAGAAPLFEEWRQLVARLGLAEYDFWPRVAPGPTGEPLAPRQFWRLNSETAPVAHPNPSSSPMELGDGNDETVVRAIVPSETEKP, encoded by the coding sequence GTGCGTTCCCTGGCATTCTGGGGCCACCGCGAGACGATGGCCCCCCTTGCCCTGGAAAAGGACGCCCCGAACGTCCCTGCCGCGCTGACGCCCGGGACCCGGGTGGGCGCCTACGTCATCGAGGACGTCCTGAGCTCAGGCGGCTTCGGCGTGGTGCACCGCGCGCGGGACAGCGAGCAGCGGCAGGTGGCCATCAAGGTCAGCAAGCACTCGGCCCGCTCCATCACCGCGCAGGAGCTCGTCTGGCAGCAGAATGAAATCGAGGCGCTCACGCGGCTGCGGCACCCCGCGCTCGTCGAGGTGCTCGGCTACGGCTTCCTGGAGGACGGGCGGCTGTACCTGGTGATGGAGCTGGTGCAGGGCGAGGTGCTGGGCCAGTACCTCCAGCGGCGGGGGCCCTTGGAGACGCTGGAGGCCCTCCAACTCACCCGCCGCATCGCCGAGGCGCTCGCCTGGTGCCACGAGGCCAAGGTGCTGCACCTGGACCTCAAGCCCGCCAACATCATCATCACGGACGCGCTGGAGTCGCGGGTGAAGGTGCTGGACTTTGGCCTGGCGCGGCTGTCCAGCGGGTTTCGCACCCACGAGGGCGGGCCCGTGGCGGGGACGCTCTCGTACCTGGCGCCCGAGTGCTTCTTTGGGGCGGTGGACCGCTTCAGCGAGAAGGTGGACCTCTACGCGCTGGGGACGCTGCTGTACGAGATGCTCTCGCTGCGCCTGCCGTTTCCCGGCGACAAGCCCTATGCGGAGGTGGGCACGCTCAAGCGCTCCGGGGCGATGACGCCGTTGGAGGAGGCCTGTCCCCGGGTGCCTTCGGCGGTGGCGGCGCTGGTGCGCTCGCTGCTGGAGCCCGAGCCGGAGCAGCGCTTCGGCGGGGCGGGGCGGTTGGCCATCCGGCTCCAGGCCGTCTACTTCGACTTGTTGCAGGGGCGGGTGGGGCACCGGGCCTCCACGCCCTCGCCCGTGCCCGAGCAGCTCACGCACGAGATGCCCTTCGTGGGGCGCCAGCGCGAGCTGACGCTGCTGCAAGAGGCGGTGGATGCCATCGCCGACCCTCAGGGCCGCGCGCTCATGCTGGTGGGCGAAGCGGGCATGGGCAAGAGCCGACTCATCTCCGAGGTGTTGCTGCGCCCGCAAGGGGTGGCGCGGCTGCTGGTGGGCTATGGCCGCTGCCGGCAGCTCGGGGAGCTGGTGCCCTACTCCCCGCTGCGCGAGGCGCTGGGGCAACTGGTGGACCGGATGATGAGCCTTCGGGGCGAGCCCGGCCAGCGGGTGCGCGCCGTCGCGGGCCTGTCGCTCGCGGACGAGGCCCAGGAGCTGCGGCGGTTGGTGCCGGAGCTGGCCCGGCTGTTGCCCGGGAAGGCCGCGCGCGGCACCGAGGGCGCCCTCGTCCAGGGGCTGGGCCCCGAGCGCGTGGGCAAGGCCCTGGGACACCTGCTCTCCGCCCTGGGGGCGGTGTACCCCCTGGTGCTGGTGCTGGAGGACGTGCACTGGTCGGACGAGGGCACCCTGGCGGTGCTCTCGCGGCTGACCGCGGATCCGCCGCCCGGCGTGCTCTTGCTGTGCACCACCCTCCCGCCGCCGCGCCTGGCGCGCACCGGGGCGCTGCGGATGCTGACGCTCCATGCTCTGAGCGCCGAGGAGAATGAGCTCCTGCTGGCGACGCTCGTGGGCGGTGCGACGACCCCGGTGGTGCGCACGCTGATGCAGTGGGTGCCCTTCCTGTCCACGGGCAACCCGCTGGCCAGCGTGCGCATCATCCAGGACCTGCAACACGGGGGCTACCTCTCGCAGGACGCGGACGGCCGCATCCGCCTGTCCGAGCGCCTGCGCAGCGAGTACCGGCCCCCGGACGCCGTCTCCACCGTGATGGGGCGTGCCCTGGAGGCGCCCGCGAGGCGGGTGCTCCGGGTGGCGGCACTCATCGGTCGGCGGTTCCTCGGCTCGGATCTCGCGGCGCTGGGGTTGTTCACGCCCGAGGAGGTTCGCGCCGCGCTCGCCGCGGCGGAGGCGCAGCGGCTGTGCTCCGCCTCGGGCGACTCGTGCACCTTCTCGAGCGAGGGCGTGCGCGAGCGGCTCGCCGACGAGGTGGGGGAGGACGACGCGGCCATCCACCGGCGCATCGCCGAGCGGCTGCGGCAGCGCAACGCGCCCTCGGCGACGCTCGGCCCTCACTGGGAGAAGGCCGGCGAAATGATGCGGGCGGCCCAGGTCTACGTGGAGGCGGGGCTGGAGGCCGAGCGGCTGCTGGAGCCCATTACCGCCAGCCAGTACCTGCGCAAGGCCTACATGCTGCTCCGCGCCTTGCCCGGCACGGCGGAGCGGGATGCCCTGCTGGTGCGGGCGCTGTGCGAGCGGATCCGCGTCGGTGGCCTGCTGGGACAAGCCACCGAGCTGATTCAATTCCTGGAGCACTGCGCGGCGCTGCCCCACCTCACGCCGGTGCAGGAGCTGTCGCTGAACAGCGCATGCGCGCGGGTGTATTACGCGCAAGGGGACTTCGTCCGCGCGCTGGACTTCAGCCGCAAGTGCTTGGCGGTTCCCGTGGAGGCCGCGCCGCGAGGGCTCCTCTGCGTGCCGAAGAGCATCGTGGGCCGGGCGCTGTGCAGCACGGGGCGGTTCGGGCCGGCGGTTCCCCTGCTCGCGGAGGCGGCGGCGCTGGAGGCGGAGGCGGGCGAGATCGTGGAGCAGGCGCACTCGGAGGGGCTGCGGGCCCTCTCGCTGGCCTACTGCGGCGAGCATCGCCAGGCGCGGGAGTGTTTGGCCTTGGCCTCACGCATGGCCATGCGGCTGGGCAACCCGGTGCGGATGGCGGCCTCGCTCTTCTATGCCGCCGCCGTGGCCGAGGCCGAGTTCCGCTGGGACGAGGGCGTGAAGCGCACCGCGGAGATGCTGGCGTACATCGAAGCCCACGGCATCACCGGGATGTACCTGTGTCTGGCACTGCTCTACGCCGGCCGCCAGCAGTTCCACGTGGGCCAGCTGGGCCGGGCCAGGCACCTGCTCCAGCAGGCGCTCGAGGTGATGCGGCGGCAGGATACCCGCTATGGCGAGCCCAGCGCCCATGCCTTCCTGGGGGATGTGGAGTTCGTGGCGGGCCGCCTTCAGGAGGCCCGGATCGCCTACGCACGAGGCCTGGAGCTGTCCAACGATGGCTCCCAGGACGAGCATGCCGCGGCGTTGTGCTTGGTGGGGCAGGCACACCTGGAGGCGCTGGCGGAGGGCCCGGTGGAGCGGGTGCGGGCACTGGCGAGCGAGGCGGTGGCGCGGATCAAGGCCGCCGGCAACCTGAGCAGCCTCGTGCCGACCCTGCAACGCTCCGCGGAGGCGCTGGAGGAGCTGGGAGACAGCGCGGGCGCGGCGCCGCTGTTCGAGGAGTGGCGGCAGCTGGTGGCGCGGCTGGGGCTCGCGGAGTACGACTTCTGGCCGCGCGTGGCGCCCGGGCCCACGGGAGAGCCCCTGGCGCCGCGGCAGTTCTGGCGGCTGAACAGCGAGACGGCGCCGGTCGCCCACCCCAACCCCAGCTCCAGTCCGATGGAGCTGGGAGACGGCAACGACGAGACCGTGGTCCGGGCCATCGTCCCCTCGGAGACCGAGAAGCCCTGA
- a CDS encoding response regulator — MKTPGMARQRLLLVEDDPGNRMTLSMLLEDEGFTVVTADSFACATQLLGDAPRYDAVLLDSRLGDGDGLSLIPLVRCRLPAAKLVLVTGWQEEAGRCERVDAVFQKGRHFDELLACLARLLPPRS; from the coding sequence ATGAAAACCCCGGGGATGGCGCGTCAGCGCCTGTTGCTGGTGGAGGACGATCCTGGCAACCGGATGACCCTCTCGATGCTGCTGGAGGATGAGGGCTTCACCGTCGTCACCGCCGACTCCTTCGCGTGCGCCACCCAGTTGTTGGGCGACGCGCCGCGGTATGATGCCGTGTTGCTGGATTCGCGGTTGGGGGACGGCGATGGGCTCAGCCTCATTCCCCTGGTGCGCTGCCGGCTTCCCGCCGCGAAGCTGGTGCTCGTGACGGGGTGGCAGGAAGAGGCCGGGCGGTGTGAGCGGGTGGATGCGGTCTTCCAGAAGGGGAGGCACTTCGACGAGCTGCTGGCGTGTCTGGCCCGGTTGCTCCCGCCCCGCTCCTGA
- a CDS encoding ATP-binding protein, producing MDENTQGQQGHERAVVAEVVTAVLRHNLRNRFSSIRNASYYLMRQAQKTELWKADPRVQAFFQLIDRELASAEELLSHRGPPPSGEPLGRSLLRDAVDRAFARVRVPGTLRWERSCEDQTPVEADAEDLALLARCLLENALEAMPEGGQLSVRTFQQDAQVILEVSDTGVGIPPGQQAQVFEPFMTTKPGHVGVGLCIVQRLALRSQAWVEILAREPAGTQVRVYFPLGES from the coding sequence GTGGACGAGAACACCCAAGGGCAGCAGGGCCATGAGCGCGCGGTGGTGGCCGAGGTCGTCACCGCCGTGCTGCGCCACAACCTGCGCAACCGGTTCTCCAGCATCCGCAACGCCTCCTACTACCTGATGCGCCAGGCCCAGAAGACGGAGCTGTGGAAGGCCGACCCGCGCGTGCAGGCGTTCTTCCAGCTCATCGACCGGGAGCTGGCCTCCGCCGAGGAGCTGCTCTCCCACCGCGGCCCCCCGCCGTCCGGAGAGCCGCTGGGGCGAAGCCTGCTGCGCGATGCGGTGGATCGCGCCTTCGCGCGGGTGCGGGTGCCGGGCACCTTGCGGTGGGAGCGCTCGTGCGAGGACCAGACGCCCGTGGAGGCGGACGCGGAGGACCTGGCGCTGCTCGCCCGGTGTCTGCTGGAGAATGCCCTGGAGGCCATGCCCGAGGGCGGACAGCTCTCCGTGCGCACCTTCCAGCAGGACGCCCAGGTCATCCTCGAGGTGAGCGACACCGGGGTGGGCATTCCTCCCGGGCAACAGGCCCAGGTGTTCGAGCCCTTCATGACGACCAAGCCCGGCCATGTGGGGGTGGGGCTGTGCATCGTTCAGCGGCTGGCCCTGCGCAGCCAGGCCTGGGTGGAGATCCTCGCCCGTGAGCCGGCCGGCACCCAGGTCCGGGTCTATTTCCCCCTCGGGGAGTCATGA
- a CDS encoding response regulator: MSTASILVVDDEESLRITLAANLELEGHVVLEASSGEEALRLLRERAVDVVLTDIRMPGLHGVELHRHLRREHPGLPVVLMTAFAQESLINDALAEGAFTVLPKPFDVEHLLETLRRAARAPGVLVVDDTEEVAEATVEGLRLCGLSAQAVYDGDAAMERVRSGRFDVCVVDLVMPGMTGTEMVEKVRGAGFPMGVIAVSGHDVPQMMREVAALGDVACMRKPISIRELAQAIARTRGRPWGRS, encoded by the coding sequence GTGAGCACGGCGAGCATCCTGGTGGTGGACGATGAGGAGTCCCTGCGAATCACCTTGGCGGCCAACCTGGAGCTGGAGGGGCACGTGGTGCTGGAGGCCTCCAGCGGGGAGGAGGCCTTGCGGCTGTTGCGCGAGCGGGCGGTGGATGTGGTGCTGACGGACATCCGCATGCCGGGGCTGCACGGCGTGGAGCTCCACCGCCACCTGCGGCGCGAGCACCCCGGGCTGCCCGTGGTGCTGATGACGGCCTTCGCCCAGGAGAGTTTGATCAACGATGCGCTCGCCGAGGGTGCCTTCACCGTGCTGCCCAAGCCCTTCGACGTGGAGCACCTGCTGGAGACGTTGCGGCGCGCGGCGCGAGCCCCCGGTGTGTTGGTGGTGGACGACACGGAGGAGGTGGCGGAGGCCACCGTGGAGGGCTTGCGCCTGTGTGGCCTGAGCGCTCAGGCGGTCTATGACGGGGATGCCGCCATGGAGCGCGTGCGCTCGGGACGCTTCGATGTCTGCGTGGTGGACCTGGTGATGCCCGGGATGACGGGCACGGAGATGGTGGAGAAGGTGCGGGGCGCGGGCTTCCCCATGGGCGTCATCGCCGTCTCCGGACATGATGTGCCTCAGATGATGCGGGAGGTGGCCGCGCTCGGCGACGTGGCCTGCATGCGCAAGCCCATCTCCATTCGTGAATTGGCTCAGGCCATTGCCCGGACCCGCGGCCGCCCGTGGGGGAGGAGCTGA
- a CDS encoding sensor histidine kinase — protein MSTAAVECTPEQRLEERTGRLFTQHQQEVWRRVDRLFAGLMGAQWVFAIALALFVSPYSWEGRARELHLHVYMAVGLGGALNAFPICLVWLRPGSALTRHVVAISQMLWSALLIHLTGGRIETHFHIFGSLAFLAFYRDWPVLLSASGVVAVDHVLRGLYLPESIYGVDSIQGWRFLEHVFWVATMDLVLIRSCTGGKWEMRQMAERQAIAELASEREHAKSIELDRALQELCAAQAQAIRVEKLAAVGQLAASVGHELRNPLAAVRNAHTYLAKRLAKPEQAVGDARVPQLLGLMDRELGNCARIISDLLDFARERPLLLQPCPLRPLVEEAIGVVPPRESVSVLNQVPEQLPVPMLDREQFRQVLINLVQNAVEAIPAERAGQVVVRAEEGGEGSLCLRVVDDGEGIPANVLPHIFEPLFTTKARGTGLGLAIVASRVQRHGGSLNVSSQRGQGSEFIIQLPGAAARAA, from the coding sequence ATGAGCACGGCGGCCGTGGAGTGCACGCCGGAGCAGCGGCTGGAGGAGCGAACCGGGCGGCTCTTCACCCAGCACCAGCAGGAGGTGTGGCGGCGGGTGGACCGGCTCTTCGCCGGGCTGATGGGGGCGCAGTGGGTGTTCGCCATCGCGCTCGCGCTCTTCGTCTCGCCGTACAGCTGGGAGGGCCGCGCGCGCGAGCTGCACCTGCACGTGTACATGGCGGTGGGGCTCGGCGGGGCGCTCAACGCCTTTCCCATCTGTCTGGTGTGGCTGCGCCCGGGCAGCGCGCTCACCCGGCACGTGGTGGCCATCTCCCAGATGCTCTGGTCGGCGCTGCTCATCCACCTGACGGGGGGCCGCATCGAGACGCACTTCCACATCTTCGGCTCGCTGGCCTTCCTGGCCTTCTACCGGGACTGGCCCGTGCTGCTGAGCGCCTCCGGCGTGGTGGCGGTGGACCACGTCCTGCGCGGCCTGTACTTGCCCGAGTCCATCTACGGGGTGGACAGCATCCAGGGGTGGCGCTTCCTGGAGCACGTCTTCTGGGTGGCCACCATGGATCTGGTGCTCATCCGTTCGTGCACCGGAGGCAAGTGGGAGATGCGGCAGATGGCCGAGCGCCAGGCGATCGCGGAGCTGGCCTCCGAGCGCGAGCACGCCAAGTCGATCGAGCTGGACCGGGCCCTCCAGGAGCTGTGCGCCGCCCAGGCGCAAGCCATCCGCGTGGAGAAGCTGGCCGCCGTGGGGCAACTGGCCGCCAGCGTGGGCCATGAGCTGCGCAACCCCTTGGCCGCGGTCCGCAACGCGCACACCTACCTGGCCAAGCGTCTGGCCAAGCCCGAACAGGCCGTGGGGGACGCGCGCGTGCCGCAGCTCCTGGGGCTCATGGACCGGGAGCTGGGCAACTGCGCCCGCATCATTTCAGACTTGCTGGACTTCGCGCGGGAGCGGCCCTTGCTCCTCCAGCCCTGTCCGCTCAGGCCATTGGTGGAGGAGGCCATCGGTGTGGTACCTCCCCGGGAGTCCGTGAGCGTTCTCAATCAGGTTCCCGAGCAGTTGCCCGTGCCCATGTTGGACCGAGAGCAGTTCCGTCAGGTCCTCATCAACCTCGTGCAGAACGCGGTGGAGGCCATTCCCGCCGAGCGCGCGGGGCAGGTGGTGGTGCGCGCGGAAGAGGGCGGCGAGGGCTCCCTGTGCCTGCGCGTGGTGGATGACGGGGAGGGGATCCCCGCCAACGTGCTGCCCCACATCTTCGAGCCCCTGTTCACCACCAAGGCCCGGGGCACCGGCCTGGGGCTGGCCATTGTCGCCAGCCGGGTGCAGCGCCACGGTGGAAGCCTGAACGTGTCGAGCCAGCGTGGACAGGGCAGCGAGTTCATCATCCAGTTACCGGGCGCGGCTGCTCGGGCCGCCTGA
- a CDS encoding RedB protein has product MEGRRPSARMRLMLAVTGVLWGGAVVGGMTALARYSHTAGPSAEPPARFPEDSALRPTPGRFLLVMLAHPRCPCTRASLAELQEVMERAGPRVDAHVLFLHPERADAAWEEGPLWQRAAAIPGVTVRQDEGGVEAQRFGATTSGHVLLFDAGGHLRFSGGITGSRGHEGNNAGRASVEALVMQEEGRSQHPVYGCALEDPQPLLAGSQRP; this is encoded by the coding sequence ATGGAAGGCAGAAGGCCCTCGGCGCGGATGCGCCTGATGCTCGCCGTCACGGGCGTGCTGTGGGGCGGGGCGGTGGTGGGGGGGATGACGGCGCTGGCGCGCTACTCCCACACCGCGGGCCCTTCGGCCGAGCCCCCGGCGCGCTTTCCCGAGGACAGCGCGCTGCGGCCCACGCCGGGGCGCTTCCTGCTGGTGATGCTGGCGCACCCGCGGTGCCCCTGCACCCGCGCGAGCCTGGCGGAACTCCAGGAGGTGATGGAGCGGGCCGGCCCGCGCGTGGATGCCCATGTGCTCTTCCTGCACCCCGAGCGCGCGGACGCCGCGTGGGAGGAGGGTCCGCTGTGGCAGCGCGCCGCCGCCATCCCGGGCGTCACCGTGCGGCAGGATGAGGGGGGCGTGGAGGCCCAGCGGTTCGGGGCCACCACCTCGGGCCATGTCCTGCTCTTCGATGCCGGGGGCCACTTGCGCTTCAGCGGGGGCATCACCGGCTCGCGGGGACATGAAGGCAACAACGCCGGGCGCGCCTCGGTCGAGGCGCTGGTGATGCAGGAGGAGGGCCGTTCCCAGCACCCCGTCTACGGCTGTGCGCTGGAGGACCCGCAGCCGCTGCTCGCCGGGAGCCAGAGGCCATGA
- a CDS encoding response regulator: protein MNERLNVLVVDDEYPVLVTAAAILSEDFRVMTATNAEAALRLLSQHTFDVLCTDFNMPGRNGIQLLREATAAQPHLSGVLVTGHREYLEKRDKYDAQGLYYLLIKPYQPTQLVELIHRAAESSRLKRMMSSLSSELGAWKRAL from the coding sequence ATGAACGAGCGGCTCAATGTCTTGGTTGTGGATGACGAGTACCCCGTGCTCGTCACCGCAGCCGCGATTCTTTCCGAAGATTTCCGGGTCATGACGGCTACGAACGCGGAGGCCGCGCTGCGGTTGCTGTCCCAGCACACGTTCGATGTGCTGTGCACGGACTTCAACATGCCCGGCCGCAACGGCATCCAGTTGCTGCGCGAGGCCACCGCCGCCCAGCCGCACCTGTCGGGCGTGCTGGTCACCGGCCACCGCGAGTACCTGGAGAAGCGCGACAAGTACGATGCGCAGGGGCTCTACTACCTGCTCATCAAGCCCTACCAGCCCACGCAGCTCGTGGAGCTGATCCACCGGGCGGCGGAGTCCTCGCGGCTCAAGCGCATGATGAGCTCGCTGTCGTCCGAGCTGGGTGCCTGGAAGCGGGCGCTGTGA
- a CDS encoding DUF72 domain-containing protein — MVRFGPAGWTYKDWEGVVYPGRRSKSVEPLEAMASLFDAVEINTSFYRPVSPQNAHRWLERTAAHPDFRFTAKLWRRFTHERATPWTEEEVRWARVGLTVLHEAGRLGAVLVQFPWSFRNTPANRDWVDGLAGAFEGLPLVLEVRHASWNEPSYYAELVERGLGFVNIDQPLFKDSLAPSARATSAVGYVRVHGRNARDWFRQSAAPIERYDYLYSAQELAPWAERTKQLAEHPRVRDVYVITNNHARGQGVANALMLQAMVTGHTVKAPETLLRAYPEALGPYVRPEAPREAPRP, encoded by the coding sequence ATGGTCCGGTTTGGCCCTGCGGGGTGGACATATAAGGACTGGGAAGGGGTGGTGTACCCTGGACGCCGGTCCAAGAGCGTCGAGCCGCTGGAGGCCATGGCCTCGCTGTTCGATGCGGTGGAAATCAATACCTCCTTCTACCGGCCCGTGAGTCCCCAGAACGCGCACCGGTGGCTGGAACGCACGGCAGCCCACCCGGACTTCCGCTTCACGGCGAAACTCTGGCGGCGCTTCACCCACGAGCGAGCCACTCCCTGGACCGAGGAGGAAGTCCGGTGGGCGCGTGTAGGCCTCACGGTGTTGCACGAGGCGGGGCGGCTGGGGGCGGTGCTGGTGCAGTTCCCCTGGTCCTTCCGCAACACACCGGCGAACCGGGACTGGGTGGACGGCCTGGCGGGCGCGTTCGAGGGGCTGCCGCTGGTGCTGGAGGTGCGGCACGCCTCGTGGAATGAGCCCTCGTACTACGCGGAGCTGGTGGAGCGGGGGCTGGGCTTCGTGAACATCGATCAGCCGCTCTTCAAGGACTCGCTGGCCCCGAGCGCCCGGGCCACGTCGGCGGTGGGCTACGTGCGCGTGCACGGCCGCAACGCCCGCGACTGGTTCCGCCAGAGCGCGGCCCCCATCGAGCGCTACGACTACCTGTACTCGGCCCAAGAGCTGGCGCCCTGGGCGGAGCGCACGAAGCAGCTCGCCGAGCACCCGCGCGTGCGGGACGTGTACGTCATCACCAACAACCACGCCCGGGGCCAGGGCGTGGCCAATGCCTTGATGCTCCAGGCGATGGTGACGGGACACACGGTGAAGGCCCCAGAGACACTGCTGCGTGCGTACCCCGAAGCGCTCGGCCCCTACGTGAGGCCGGAGGCGCCCCGGGAAGCCCCCCGGCCGTGA